From Haloarcula rubripromontorii:
CTCGAACAGCCCGACGAGGACCACCGCAAGCGCGGGGTCGGAATGGCGCTTATCGCCCAGGGAAGCGGCGTTGCGGGAAAGGAACTCGGCGCGGCACAGGTACAGATGAACGAAGACGGGAGTTTCCACCTGCAGGTCGGCGGCGTCGACACCGGCACGGGCGCGGACACGATGTTCTCTCAGATCACCGCCGAGGTGCTGGGCTGCACGCCGGACGATGTCGTCGTCATCGCCGCCGACACCGATCTGACGCCGTTCGATTACGGCGCGTACGCCTCCTCGACGACGTACATCAGCGGTCGAGCGGTGAAGAAGGCCGCAGAAGACGCGAAAGAGCGGGTGCTGGAGTGGGGGTCGAAACTGCTCGACGAGCCGCCGGAAGCGCTCGACACTGGCGACGGCGGCGTGTACAGCGAGCGAACCGGGAACCGTGTCTCGCTGGAGGAGATCGGCTACGAAGCGACCTACGGCGACGACGAGCGCGAACACATCCTCGGTGACGGCAGCCACTCGACCGACGAGAGTCCACCGCCGTACGGTGCGCAGTTCGTCGACGTAACTGTCGATACGGAGACCGGCGAGTACGAACTCAACAAACTGGTGTTCGCGGCGGACTGCGGCGTCGCCATCAATCCCGCGCTGGTCGAAGGCCAGATAGAGGGCGGCGAGCACATGAGCCTCGAATACGCCACGAGCGGCGACCTGACCTTCGACGAGGACGGGAACCCGGACGTACTCGGCTTTCGCCAGTACGGGATGCCGCGGACGACCGACCACCCAGAAATGGAGACGATTCTCGTGGAAACACACGAACCCACGGGTCCGTTCGGCGCGAAGTCCATCGCGGAACTCCCGACAAACGGGGTCCCGCCAGCCCTTTCGAACGCGATCCGCGACGCCGTCGGCGTTCGGCTGACCGAGCTACCGTTCACTGCGGACGACCTGAAGGCGGCATTTGATGAGCAGTCTGCAGACGGTAGATAGATTTGTTTCGGGCAGTTTTCCGCTTCGTAATATCACACACGGAGTGTTTTTCAGTGTGTCGAGCAAACTATTAAGCGCTGTTCGGGAAAACTTCGTCAGTATGGCGTACATCGGTTTTCTGCTGACAGGGGGACCCTTCGACAGTGAGCGGTGGCGCACCGCCTACGAGCTGGGGCGGGCGGCGCTGGATCAGGGCCACGAGGTGAGCTACTTCCACTATCTCGACGGCGCGCTCGTTCCTGTCGCGGACCAGACCCTGCCCGGCTGTTCGGACAGCGGGCTGTACGACGAGATGCCGACAGAGAAGTTTCAGGAACTCATTGCGGACGGAGCGGCGGTCATCTGCTGTGGGCTCTGTGTCGACGCACGCGGCATCGACGCGCCCGCCGACTACCCAGATGGCGTCGAAGTCGGGCTGCTGCCGGACCTTGCGGACATCATCGGCGAGGCCGACCGGGTGGTCTCGCTATGAAACGGGATGTCGTCGTCCTGCTCACCCGTGCGCCGTGTGGGCGTGTCCATATCCCGGAGGGGCTGCGCGCCGCCCGTGGTGTTGCGGCCGGCTTCGACATGCACGACGTGACCGTGATATTCACACAGGACGGCGTGTACGGCGCTCGAAAGGCCGTCGACCGCAACGCGCTCAACATGGGCGGACACGTCGCCGATCTGGAAGAACAGGGCGGACAGATGGTTGCGGACAGCGTGGCGATGGCCGAGCGCGGTGTCGACGAGAGGGACATCGCCGACGACGTGGCCGTCTGGTCGGACGACCGCGTTACCGCCCGCATCCGTGATGCCGACCGAACACTGGACTTCTGACAATGCTGTATCTCATCGACAAGCCGATGGCAGAAATCGGGCTGCGTACCGCCGCCGGGGACCCCGAGGCACGCGTCGTTCTGATTCAGGACGGGGTCTACCTCACGCCGGATATCGACGCCCCCGTCTCAGCGGTCGCGAGAGACGTGGATGTGCGTGGCGTCTCGCTACCACCGGACATCGACCGAATATCATACGACACCGTAGTCGAGCATCTCGTCGAACAGGAGGTCAAGAGCTTCGTATGAGCCTGTTCGAACGACTCGACGAACTGGCCGCGAAGGGAGAACCGGCAACACTCCTGACTATCGTCCGCAAGGACGGCAGTGCACCGCGGGACGTAGGAGACAAGATGATAGTCACAGGCGACGACGAGTACGGGACCATCGGGGGTGGCACGGTCGAGCATCTCGCCGTACAGGACGCCCGGTCAGTGCTTTCAGGGGCCGACGACCCCGGCGTCCGGACGTACGAACTCGAACCCGGCGGCAACACGGGTATGGTCTGTGGCGGCGAGATGGACGTGTTCATCGACCGCGTTCGCGGGCAGGCACGGCTCTATATCGCCGGCGGCGGCCACATCGGCGTCGAGCTGGCTCCGCTGGCCGAGCGGCTGGGGTACGCCGTCACCGTAGTCGACGACCGCGAGGCGTACGCCGACCCGGGGCAGTTCCCAGACGACACGGACGTGATTCACGGCGACTACGGCGACGTACTCGGTGACCTCCCGATGGGGACGGAGACAGCCGTGGCCGTCGCGACGCGAAGCGGGACGTTCGATCAGGAGGCCGTCGCAGCGGCGCTGGACGGTGGGGCTGGCTACGTCGGCCTCGTCGCCAGCGAGACGAAGGCCGACCACGTCCTCGACTCGCTCGTCGAGTCGGGGTACGCCCGACGGGACCTCAGCCGGGTCCGAACGCCGGTGGGACTCGACCTCGGCGGGAGCGGGCCGGCCGCCGTCGCGCTCTCGATTCTCGCCGAGGTCACTATGGACCGCCACGACGCGACCGGCGAGCGGGCGACACGGTTGAACCTCGACGACCTGGTCGTCGTCCGCGGCGGCGGCGACCTCGGGAGCGGCGTCGTCTATCGCCTCAAGCAGGCTGGCTTTCCGGTGATTGTCACAGAGGTCGAACAGCCGACCGTCGTCCGGCGGGCGGTCGCCTTCGGCGCGGCGCTGTACGAAGACGAAGTGACGGTCGAAGGAGTCACTGGCCGGGCAGCCGCGGACATCGACGAGACACTGGAACTGCTTGCCGACGATGTCGTGCCGGTACTCGTTGACCCCGAGGCGGCCGTCGCCGACGAACTCGACGCCACAGTCCTCGTCGATGCTATCATGGCGAAAGGGACGTTCGACACCGGTACTCGAAGGTCTGACGCCGACGTCGTGGTCGGAATGGGGCCGGGGTTCGAGGCCGGCGAGAGTGTCGACGCGGTCGTCGAGACTGACCGCGGGCACGAACTCGGTCGGGTGTTCTACGAGGGGACAGCGAGCGAGTACGACGGCGAGCCGGGCGAGCGTCGCGGCTACACCCACGAACGGGTGCTCCGCGCGCCGACTGATGGTGAGTGGACCCCAACAGTCGCCATCGGCGATACTGTCACAGCTGGCGATGTGGTCGGTACGGTCGGTGACCGGCCGGTCGAGACAGAAATAGACGGGCTGGTTCGTGGCCTCGTTCACGCCGACCTCAGCGTCAGTGAAGGCACTAAGCTCGGCGATGTCGACCCCCGTGGCGAGTCTGTCGACCCGACGAAGATCTCCGACAAGGCGCTGTGTCTCGGCGGCGGGGTGCTGGAGGCAGTGCTGCGGTTGCAGTAGAAGGGTCCTACTCGACGTTACGAACTGACTTCTTCGATGGTCGGGTCGTCAATCGTGACGCCGCGTCCGGCCGTAACGCGGCCAACAGCGCGATAGAACACGTCGGCGTCGTCGAACGCCGATTCGACGGCAGCAGTCGCAGCCGGTGGGACGGAGACGAGCAGGCCGCCGCTGGTCTCCGCGCTCTCTCCGTCAGGTAGCCCGTATCCGAAAAGCGTCGAGAGAGCGGGCGTCCCTGCGATGACTGGCAGGTGCGTCAGGTCGATACCGACGTTCGATCGGGCGGCCACCACGCGGCTCTGGCCGGCGAGGCCGAAGCCGGTGATGTCGGTCGCCGCGGTCGCGTATTCGCGGCATGCGACCATTGCGTCCCGGTTCGGGGTCGTCATCCACCCGATGGCCTCCGAAGCAATGGTGTCGAGCGGGCGGTCAGTGGCGTCGGTGACTGTCTCGACAAACTGCTCGTCGGTCACACGGGTCGCCCCCATCGCCGGTTGTGTCCCGAGCGGTTTTGTCAGGTAGAGTCGGTCGCCGGGGCTAGCCCCTTGTGAAGTGAGCAGGTCGTCGGGTCGTGCTGTCGCCGAAATCGCTCCGCCGGCGAAGGGCCATGGACTCATGATGGTGTGGCCACCGGCGATGACGCCGTCCATCGTGTCCAGCGCGTCAGCCATGCCGGCGAGGATCGGTGCTGCGCTCTCGGTCAGTTCCCGCGGCAATCCGAGGACGACGAGGCAGTCAACGTTTTCGACCGCACCTGTAGCGAACCCATCGCTAGCGGCGTTACAAGCGGCGATACGGCCGAAGTCGTACGGGTCGTCGACGATAGGTGTGAAGAAATCCACCGTCGAGACCAGCGCTATGTCGTCGGTAAGTTTCCGCGCAGCGGCGTCCTCACCGATGCCGAACAGCAGCGCGTCGCTCTCACCGGTGAGGCCGGCATCGGCGAGCAGCGAATCGAGGTCGCTCTGGCCGACTTTGCAGGAACAGCCGTGGAGTTCGGCGTACTCCGTCAGGCGCGTCGTCTCGTCGTCCTCAGTCGTCACGTCGGTACCCACACTCAGGCCTCCGACAGCGACGCCATCTCGGTCACCCGGAGTTCGAGTTCGAACTCGTTGGACTCGCCAGCGGTCTCCGCGGTCGTCACGTCAATGCCGTGCGTCGTACACATCCGCCGAAGGTTCTCTTCAGCGGGGGGGTAATCGCCCCGCACGACGAGCGTCTCACCGGTATCAAGGTCCGAAAGCGCCTGTCGGACGATGAGCGCCGGCCGGGGACAGATTTCACCACGAACGTCTACGCGAGCCATACCGCTACGTGTGTCACCATGTCACAAAAACGCTATCACCGCCACACGCCGTTGCCCCGGTAAGCTATTTGTGTGTCTTCCGCGGAGCCACCGTATGCATCTGGCTGCTGCGCTGGGCTTGGGGTCCAGCGCCGCTGTCGCCTTTGTCGGGGCCGGCGGAAAGAAAACCGCGATGGGACAATTGACGGTGGAGGGAACTGACGAAGGGTACGACGTGGGCTACACGACGACGACAGCGATGCCACCGCCGTCTGACCTGCCGCTGACGGTCACCGGTCCGGGCGCGTGGCGCGCCGACCTCGAAGCACACGACCCACCGATTGCCGTCGCTCGAGAGGAAGTAGCCGACCCGGCTCGAGTCGACCGGAAGGTTCGCGGGTTCGAGCCGAGTGTAGTAGAACAGCTATCCAGTGCCGGACTGTTCGACTGGCTCCTCATCAAGGCTGACGGGGCACGCAGGCGGGAGTTCAAAGCGCCTGGCGACGGGGAGCCAGTCGTCCCACGCACGGCCAGTCACGTCGTCCCGGTCACCTCGGTCACCGCCGTCGGTGAACCGCTGACGACAGACGTGGTCCATCGACCGGAGCGGGTAGCGGCTATCACCGGCCTCAGTGTGGGTGATACGATCACTGCGACGGCTGTCGGAACAGTACTCACACATCCCGACGGTGGCCTCCGAAACGCGCCGTCCGGGGCGTCTGTGATACCGGTAATCAACAAAGCGGATACCGAGCCACAGCAGCGTACCGCCAGAGACGCACTCACGCACTCGCTTTCACAGACGAAGCGGTGTTCTCGGGGCGTCGTCACGTCGTTTGCCTCCGATATCTGTGAGGT
This genomic window contains:
- a CDS encoding DsrE family protein codes for the protein MKRDVVVLLTRAPCGRVHIPEGLRAARGVAAGFDMHDVTVIFTQDGVYGARKAVDRNALNMGGHVADLEEQGGQMVADSVAMAERGVDERDIADDVAVWSDDRVTARIRDADRTLDF
- a CDS encoding DsrE/DsrF/TusD sulfur relay family protein — its product is MAYIGFLLTGGPFDSERWRTAYELGRAALDQGHEVSYFHYLDGALVPVADQTLPGCSDSGLYDEMPTEKFQELIADGAAVICCGLCVDARGIDAPADYPDGVEVGLLPDLADIIGEADRVVSL
- the yqeB gene encoding selenium-dependent molybdenum cofactor biosynthesis protein YqeB, which codes for MSLFERLDELAAKGEPATLLTIVRKDGSAPRDVGDKMIVTGDDEYGTIGGGTVEHLAVQDARSVLSGADDPGVRTYELEPGGNTGMVCGGEMDVFIDRVRGQARLYIAGGGHIGVELAPLAERLGYAVTVVDDREAYADPGQFPDDTDVIHGDYGDVLGDLPMGTETAVAVATRSGTFDQEAVAAALDGGAGYVGLVASETKADHVLDSLVESGYARRDLSRVRTPVGLDLGGSGPAAVALSILAEVTMDRHDATGERATRLNLDDLVVVRGGGDLGSGVVYRLKQAGFPVIVTEVEQPTVVRRAVAFGAALYEDEVTVEGVTGRAAADIDETLELLADDVVPVLVDPEAAVADELDATVLVDAIMAKGTFDTGTRRSDADVVVGMGPGFEAGESVDAVVETDRGHELGRVFYEGTASEYDGEPGERRGYTHERVLRAPTDGEWTPTVAIGDTVTAGDVVGTVGDRPVETEIDGLVRGLVHADLSVSEGTKLGDVDPRGESVDPTKISDKALCLGGGVLEAVLRLQ
- a CDS encoding sulfurtransferase TusA family protein — translated: MARVDVRGEICPRPALIVRQALSDLDTGETLVVRGDYPPAEENLRRMCTTHGIDVTTAETAGESNEFELELRVTEMASLSEA
- the yqeC gene encoding selenium cofactor biosynthesis protein YqeC translates to MHLAAALGLGSSAAVAFVGAGGKKTAMGQLTVEGTDEGYDVGYTTTTAMPPPSDLPLTVTGPGAWRADLEAHDPPIAVAREEVADPARVDRKVRGFEPSVVEQLSSAGLFDWLLIKADGARRREFKAPGDGEPVVPRTASHVVPVTSVTAVGEPLTTDVVHRPERVAAITGLSVGDTITATAVGTVLTHPDGGLRNAPSGASVIPVINKADTEPQQRTARDALTHSLSQTKRCSRGVVTSFASDICEVVSAADLQESDSND
- the selD gene encoding selenide, water dikinase SelD, which produces MGTDVTTEDDETTRLTEYAELHGCSCKVGQSDLDSLLADAGLTGESDALLFGIGEDAAARKLTDDIALVSTVDFFTPIVDDPYDFGRIAACNAASDGFATGAVENVDCLVVLGLPRELTESAAPILAGMADALDTMDGVIAGGHTIMSPWPFAGGAISATARPDDLLTSQGASPGDRLYLTKPLGTQPAMGATRVTDEQFVETVTDATDRPLDTIASEAIGWMTTPNRDAMVACREYATAATDITGFGLAGQSRVVAARSNVGIDLTHLPVIAGTPALSTLFGYGLPDGESAETSGGLLVSVPPAATAAVESAFDDADVFYRAVGRVTAGRGVTIDDPTIEEVSS